A portion of the Gammaproteobacteria bacterium genome contains these proteins:
- the hisA gene encoding 1-(5-phosphoribosyl)-5-[(5-phosphoribosylamino)methylideneamino]imidazole-4-carboxamide isomerase encodes MLLIPAIDLKDGQCVRLRQGRMEDATVFSDDPVQVAGRWVEAGARRLHIVDLNGAFAGRPVNMRIIKDIASAFPDVPIQIGGGIRDEDTIDAYLDIGVSFVIIGTSAVNEPHFVADAAIAYPGHVIVALDARGGKVAIDGWSKLSNHDVIDLAQHFERDGVVAIVYTDISRDGMMGGINIEATVKLAQSVTIPVIASGGIANIEDIRLLGKHARDGIMGAVLGRALYEGTLDFGEAQSLADGFA; translated from the coding sequence GTCAGGGGCGCATGGAGGACGCCACCGTGTTCTCCGACGATCCGGTGCAGGTCGCCGGCCGCTGGGTCGAGGCCGGGGCGCGCCGCCTGCACATCGTCGATCTCAACGGCGCGTTCGCCGGGCGGCCGGTGAACATGCGCATCATCAAGGACATCGCAAGCGCCTTTCCCGACGTGCCGATCCAGATCGGCGGCGGCATCCGCGACGAGGACACGATCGATGCCTACCTCGACATCGGCGTCAGCTTCGTGATCATCGGAACCAGCGCGGTCAATGAACCCCATTTCGTCGCCGATGCCGCCATCGCCTATCCCGGCCATGTGATCGTGGCGCTGGACGCGCGCGGCGGGAAGGTGGCCATCGACGGCTGGTCCAAGCTGTCGAACCACGACGTGATCGACCTCGCGCAGCATTTTGAGCGCGACGGGGTCGTCGCCATCGTATACACCGACATCAGCCGCGACGGCATGATGGGCGGTATCAATATCGAGGCCACCGTCAAGCTCGCGCAGTCGGTCACCATCCCGGTGATCGCCTCCGGCGGCATTGCAAACATCGAGGACATCAGGCTGCTCGGCAAGCATGCCCGCGACGGCATCATGGGCGCGGTGCTCGGACGCGCCCTCTACGAGGGGACGCTGGATTTCGGCGAGGCGCAAAGCCTCGCCGACGGCTTTGCCTGA